Proteins co-encoded in one Paracoccus aestuarii genomic window:
- a CDS encoding TrkH family potassium uptake protein, with the protein MIGFLQRLPVLVILAAVTALMMMIPAANASVAGHAAIARNFFYAGLLILVFCGLIGIATQANPRPPRSRATLLTMLGVYGILPPLMALPFAESLPDTGFFNAWWEMVSSLTTTGASLYSADLLPMPLHLWRAVVGWMGGLFVLVAAVAILAPLRVGGFEIMSNPYGREEYREALPQSADPRRPVLHLSDPGFDRRGEAPSHRLAQAALQIGPVYAGLTLALWVGLLLMGDPSFLALMRAMGTLSTSGISPVIGPSGAVSGIGGEVLVFLFLIPALSRRFWPGGGELRATDRLSTDPELRMALSLIVLVSLVLFLRHFLGAIEVDADEALSPSGIGAALAALWGGLFSALSYLTTTGWTSVEWAGAQAWSGLSAPGLILAGLAMMGGGIATTAGGVKLLRVYALARHGQREMERIIHPHSVSGGGRIARRLRREGAYLAFIFFMLFAISIALVVTLVSIHAIEFETATILSIAALTNAGPLAGAIPLTPVFEGTAGIASAPWEGWSGLPDFTKAVLAAAMVLGRIETLAVLALMSPEFWRR; encoded by the coding sequence ATGATCGGCTTTCTCCAGCGGCTGCCGGTCCTGGTCATCCTGGCGGCGGTGACGGCGCTGATGATGATGATCCCGGCCGCCAACGCGTCCGTCGCGGGCCATGCGGCGATCGCGCGCAACTTCTTCTATGCGGGGCTGTTGATCCTGGTCTTCTGCGGGCTGATCGGCATCGCGACCCAGGCCAATCCCAGGCCGCCGCGGTCGCGCGCGACGCTGCTGACGATGCTGGGCGTCTATGGCATCCTGCCGCCGCTGATGGCGCTGCCCTTTGCCGAAAGCCTGCCCGATACCGGCTTCTTCAACGCCTGGTGGGAGATGGTGTCGTCGCTGACCACCACCGGCGCGTCGCTCTATTCGGCGGATCTGCTGCCGATGCCCCTGCATCTGTGGCGGGCGGTGGTGGGCTGGATGGGGGGGCTGTTCGTGCTGGTCGCGGCGGTGGCGATCCTGGCGCCCCTGCGCGTGGGCGGGTTCGAGATCATGTCGAACCCCTATGGCCGCGAGGAATATCGCGAGGCGCTGCCGCAATCGGCCGATCCGCGCCGCCCGGTCCTGCATCTGTCCGATCCCGGCTTTGACCGCCGGGGCGAGGCGCCCTCGCACCGCCTGGCCCAGGCCGCGCTGCAGATCGGGCCGGTCTATGCGGGGCTGACCCTGGCGTTGTGGGTGGGGCTGCTGCTGATGGGGGATCCGTCCTTCCTGGCGCTGATGCGGGCGATGGGGACGCTGTCCACATCCGGCATATCGCCGGTCATCGGCCCGTCGGGCGCCGTGTCGGGCATCGGCGGCGAGGTGCTGGTCTTTCTGTTCCTGATCCCTGCCCTGTCGCGCCGCTTCTGGCCCGGCGGGGGGGAGTTGCGCGCCACCGACCGGCTGTCCACCGACCCGGAGCTGCGCATGGCCCTGAGCCTGATCGTGTTGGTCAGCCTGGTCCTGTTCCTGCGCCATTTCCTGGGCGCGATCGAGGTCGATGCCGACGAGGCCCTGTCGCCATCGGGGATCGGCGCGGCCTTGGCGGCGCTGTGGGGGGGGCTGTTCAGCGCGCTCAGCTATCTGACGACGACGGGCTGGACATCGGTCGAATGGGCGGGCGCGCAGGCCTGGTCGGGGCTCAGCGCGCCGGGGCTGATCCTGGCGGGGCTGGCCATGATGGGGGGCGGCATCGCGACCACGGCGGGGGGCGTCAAGCTGCTGCGCGTCTATGCCTTGGCCCGCCACGGCCAGCGCGAGATGGAGCGCATCATCCATCCCCATTCCGTGTCCGGCGGCGGCCGCATCGCCCGGCGCCTGCGGCGTGAGGGGGCCTATCTGGCCTTCATCTTCTTCATGCTCTTCGCGATCTCGATCGCGCTGGTGGTCACGCTGGTCTCGATCCATGCGATCGAATTCGAGACGGCGACGATCCTGTCCATCGCAGCCCTGACCAATGCAGGCCCCTTGGCCGGCGCCATCCCCCTGACCCCGGTCTTCGAGGGCACGGCCGGCATCGCCTCGGCCCCGTGGGAGGGGTGGTCCGGCCTGCCGGACTTCACCAAGGCCGTGCTGGCCGCCGCCATGGTCCTGGGACGCATCGAGACGCTGGCCGTCCTGGCCCTGATGTCGCCGGAATTCTGGCGCAGGTAG
- the trkA gene encoding Trk system potassium transporter TrkA, with amino-acid sequence MKIIICGAGQVGWQIARHLAGERNDVTVIDNNPDLVRRATESLDVQGVTGFASHPDILDQAGARDADLIIAATHSDEVNMVTCQVAHSVFQVPRKIARLRSGAYLDAIYSDLYRTEHLPIDVVISPEREVALAALQRLSAPSTFDVETFLDGKVQLLGIDLEPDCPALNTPLRQLTELFSSLRAIVAGVRREGRLFAPEAGDQLFAGDQIYVFSHADDVARTLDIFGKPPQKQERVVIIGAGNVGLAVAQNLESRPDRIRAKLIERARPRAEFAADRLERTIVLNGDGLSAEILDEAAVSKADAVLAVTDDDKTNILASVRAKQAGARLAIALINDPTLVPLMGALDIDAYINPRSTTVSTILRHIRHGRVRDIYSVGDAEAEVMEAQVLSTSPMAGRMIRDIEFPEGALMGALRKGDRVLKPLADTRIDEGDIVLIFALSKDVPEVERLLQVSIDFF; translated from the coding sequence ATGAAGATCATCATCTGCGGGGCAGGGCAGGTCGGCTGGCAGATCGCCCGTCATCTGGCGGGCGAGCGCAACGATGTCACCGTCATCGACAACAATCCCGACCTGGTGCGCCGCGCCACGGAATCGCTGGATGTCCAGGGGGTGACGGGCTTTGCCAGCCATCCTGACATCCTGGACCAGGCGGGTGCGCGCGATGCGGACCTGATCATCGCCGCCACCCATTCCGACGAGGTGAACATGGTCACCTGCCAGGTGGCCCATTCCGTCTTCCAGGTGCCGCGCAAGATCGCGCGCCTGCGGTCGGGCGCCTATCTGGACGCGATCTATTCCGACCTCTACCGGACCGAGCACCTGCCCATCGACGTAGTCATCAGCCCCGAACGCGAGGTCGCGCTGGCGGCGCTGCAGCGGCTGTCGGCGCCATCGACCTTCGATGTCGAGACCTTCCTCGACGGCAAGGTCCAGCTGCTGGGGATCGACCTTGAACCCGACTGCCCGGCGCTGAACACGCCGCTGCGCCAGCTGACGGAACTGTTCTCCAGCCTGAGGGCCATCGTGGCGGGCGTGCGGCGCGAGGGGCGGCTGTTCGCCCCCGAGGCGGGGGACCAGCTCTTCGCGGGGGACCAGATCTATGTCTTTTCGCATGCCGATGACGTGGCGCGGACCTTGGACATCTTCGGCAAGCCGCCCCAGAAGCAGGAACGCGTGGTCATCATCGGGGCGGGCAATGTGGGCCTGGCCGTGGCCCAGAACCTGGAAAGCCGCCCCGACCGCATCCGGGCCAAGCTGATCGAACGCGCCCGCCCGCGCGCCGAATTCGCCGCCGACCGGCTGGAACGGACCATCGTGCTGAACGGCGACGGGCTGTCGGCCGAGATCCTGGACGAGGCCGCCGTGTCCAAGGCCGATGCCGTCCTGGCGGTGACAGACGACGACAAGACCAACATCCTGGCATCGGTGCGCGCCAAGCAGGCCGGGGCGCGGCTGGCCATCGCGCTGATCAACGATCCCACGCTGGTGCCCCTGATGGGGGCCTTGGACATCGACGCCTATATCAACCCGCGATCGACGACCGTGTCCACGATCCTGCGCCACATCCGCCACGGGCGGGTGCGCGACATCTATTCCGTGGGCGATGCCGAGGCCGAGGTGATGGAGGCGCAGGTCCTGTCGACCAGCCCCATGGCGGGGCGCATGATCCGCGACATCGAATTTCCCGAAGGCGCGCTGATGGGTGCGCTGCGCAAGGGCGACCGCGTTCTGAAGCCCCTGGCCGACACGCGCATCGACGAGGGCGACATCGTGCTGATCTTTGCCCTGTCCAAGGACGTCCCCGAGGTCGAGCGCCTGCTGCAGGTCTCGATCGACTTCTTCTGA
- a CDS encoding sigma-54-dependent transcriptional regulator: protein MTDILIVDDERDIRELIADILKDEGFETRTAANSDEAVGALNDREPALMILDIWLKDSRMDGIDILKQVKRNNPDVPVIIISGHGNIEIAVAAIKQGAYDFIEKPFNIDQLMVVINRAMETARLRRENSTLRRGGDRAAEMLGQSASFRRLRDGLDKVARSNGRVMLTGEPGTGKEMAARYIHAHSPRASAPFVTVPCATIEPERMEEVLFGRESPERGIEPGLLEQAHGGIIYFDEVGDMPMGTQPKILRVLTEQQFVRAGGADKVRVDLRVLSSTNRDLVAEIAAGRFRQELFDRLNVVPIAVPSLADRRDDIAGLARHFIQQFHKLQGLTPRDLPEDTVAALQSMRWPGNIRQLRNVIERVLILAEGAGPIQPGELEPQGATPDNSDTLSLGPAVTAMALREARELFEREYLVAQINRFGGNISRTAQFVGMERSALHRKLKSLGVVGGMRGEDEMVMGK, encoded by the coding sequence ATGACCGACATCCTGATCGTCGATGATGAACGCGACATCCGCGAGCTGATCGCGGACATCCTGAAGGACGAGGGGTTCGAGACCCGCACCGCCGCCAATTCCGACGAGGCGGTGGGCGCGCTGAACGACCGCGAACCGGCGCTGATGATCCTGGACATCTGGCTGAAGGACAGCCGCATGGACGGGATCGACATCCTGAAACAGGTCAAGCGCAACAATCCCGACGTGCCGGTGATCATCATCTCCGGCCATGGCAATATCGAGATCGCGGTCGCGGCCATCAAGCAGGGGGCCTATGACTTCATCGAGAAGCCCTTCAACATCGACCAGCTGATGGTGGTCATCAACCGCGCGATGGAGACCGCCCGTCTGCGGCGCGAGAACAGCACCCTGCGCCGCGGCGGCGACCGCGCGGCCGAGATGCTGGGCCAGTCGGCATCCTTCCGCAGGCTGCGCGACGGGCTGGACAAGGTCGCGCGTTCGAACGGCCGCGTCATGCTGACCGGCGAGCCGGGCACCGGCAAGGAGATGGCCGCCCGCTACATCCACGCCCACAGCCCCCGCGCATCCGCGCCCTTCGTCACCGTCCCCTGCGCCACGATCGAACCCGAACGGATGGAGGAGGTCCTCTTCGGCCGCGAATCCCCCGAGCGGGGGATCGAGCCGGGCCTTTTGGAACAGGCCCATGGCGGCATTATCTATTTCGACGAGGTGGGCGACATGCCCATGGGCACCCAGCCCAAGATCCTGCGGGTGCTGACCGAACAGCAATTCGTGCGCGCGGGCGGCGCCGACAAGGTGCGGGTGGATCTGCGCGTCCTGTCATCGACGAACCGCGACCTGGTGGCCGAGATCGCCGCAGGCCGCTTCCGGCAGGAGCTGTTCGACCGGCTGAACGTGGTGCCCATCGCGGTGCCGTCCTTGGCGGACCGGCGCGACGACATCGCGGGTCTGGCGCGCCATTTCATCCAGCAGTTCCACAAGCTGCAGGGCCTGACCCCGCGCGATCTGCCCGAGGACACGGTCGCCGCGCTGCAATCCATGCGCTGGCCCGGCAACATCCGCCAGCTGAGGAACGTCATCGAACGCGTGCTGATCCTGGCCGAGGGCGCGGGCCCCATCCAGCCGGGCGAGCTGGAGCCGCAGGGCGCCACCCCCGACAACAGCGACACGCTGAGCCTGGGGCCCGCCGTCACCGCCATGGCGCTGCGCGAGGCGCGCGAGCTGTTCGAGCGGGAGTATCTGGTCGCCCAGATCAACCGCTTCGGCGGCAATATCAGCCGCACGGCGCAATTCGTCGGCATGGAGCGCAGCGCGCTGCACCGCAAGCTGAAATCCCTGGGCGTGGTCGGCGGCATGCGCGGCGAGGACGAGATGGTGATGGGTAAATAG
- a CDS encoding sensor histidine kinase NtrY-like: MAGLATGLSWDRLARIRLPRQWRGFLTWGIVSTGLVLAVATLAVMGPFGRGMQSQALRVVLLADLAYLIVLIGFILARMARLISARRSTSPASRLHARLVAVFGGLALVPTVLVALFAGFLVNIGLEGWFSDRVQQVVTTSQAAAEAYHAEHRGDLTQDARALAAVLTQAGRANPLIEDGEMRQLLAQGQSLIQRGLREAYIINGAGEIRARGERSYLFWFEAPSPEQLDEAQSEGIVLIEDWENDEFRALVALPPLADRYLYVTRDVDGSLLGLLDDTRATVGDYRQLEEMRAQVLLEFSLVYLGFALLLVSGAIWLGLWFASRLSRPIGLLAQATDRVGRGDLDVQVPEPRTGDEIQTLGLAFNRMTRQLKTQRAELIESYRVSDGQRRLFDNVLTSVTSGVIGLDAAGEIDFVNRSASRLLGLDAEADIDRLLSDVVPEFAPLFQRLSASVAETLQDEVRLMREGRVESLLVRMAVRRSKDGALEGFVVAFDDVTELVSAQRMAAWGDVARRVAHEIKNPLTPIQLSAERLRRKFGPLAPEADRAALDQYTEVIIRQTNDLRRIVDEFSRFARMPEPDRAETDIAALLRELILLQQDALHGALVLDIPDAAVIVDCDAGMMRQALTNLLKNAGEAVEERRADAPEGWAPAIHVALLTQPEAVCIRIRDNGPGLPADRSRLFEPYVTLKSQGTGLGLPIVKKIVEEHGGSLSLTDAPDGTGALAEIRLPRERHPVRAPKTKSRQEKDEATP; the protein is encoded by the coding sequence ATGGCAGGCCTTGCGACGGGGCTCAGCTGGGACAGGCTGGCCCGTATCAGATTGCCGCGGCAATGGCGCGGTTTCCTGACCTGGGGGATCGTCTCGACCGGCCTGGTGCTGGCCGTGGCGACGCTGGCGGTCATGGGACCCTTTGGCCGGGGCATGCAGAGCCAGGCGCTGCGCGTCGTGCTGCTGGCCGACCTGGCCTATCTGATCGTGCTGATCGGATTCATCCTGGCGCGCATGGCGCGGCTGATATCGGCCCGGCGCAGCACGTCGCCCGCATCGCGCCTGCATGCCCGGCTGGTCGCGGTCTTCGGCGGGCTGGCCTTGGTGCCCACGGTGCTGGTCGCGCTGTTCGCGGGGTTTCTGGTCAATATCGGGCTGGAGGGGTGGTTTTCCGACCGCGTCCAGCAGGTCGTCACCACGTCCCAGGCCGCGGCCGAGGCCTATCACGCCGAACATCGGGGCGATCTGACCCAGGATGCCCGCGCGCTGGCGGCCGTGCTGACCCAGGCCGGACGCGCCAATCCCCTGATCGAGGATGGCGAGATGCGCCAGCTGCTGGCCCAAGGCCAGTCCCTGATCCAGCGCGGCCTGCGCGAGGCCTATATCATCAACGGCGCGGGCGAGATCCGCGCGCGGGGCGAACGCAGCTATCTGTTCTGGTTCGAGGCCCCCAGCCCCGAACAGCTGGACGAGGCCCAGTCCGAAGGCATCGTGCTGATCGAGGATTGGGAAAACGACGAATTCCGTGCCCTGGTCGCCCTGCCGCCCTTGGCGGACCGCTACCTCTATGTGACGCGGGACGTGGATGGCAGCCTGCTGGGCCTGCTGGACGACACCCGCGCCACGGTCGGCGATTATCGCCAGTTGGAGGAGATGCGCGCCCAAGTGCTGCTGGAATTCTCGCTGGTCTATCTGGGGTTCGCGCTGCTGCTGGTCTCTGGCGCGATCTGGCTGGGGCTGTGGTTCGCGTCGCGCCTGTCGCGGCCCATCGGCCTCTTGGCGCAGGCGACGGACCGGGTGGGGCGGGGCGATCTGGACGTGCAGGTCCCCGAACCCCGCACCGGGGACGAGATCCAGACCCTGGGCCTGGCCTTCAACCGCATGACCCGCCAGCTGAAGACGCAGCGCGCCGAACTGATCGAGAGCTATCGCGTCTCGGACGGGCAAAGGCGGCTTTTCGACAATGTGCTGACCTCGGTCACCTCCGGGGTGATCGGGCTGGACGCGGCCGGAGAGATCGACTTCGTCAACCGCTCGGCCAGCCGGCTGCTGGGGTTGGATGCCGAGGCCGATATCGACCGGCTGCTGTCGGATGTGGTGCCTGAATTCGCGCCGCTGTTCCAGCGCCTGAGCGCCTCCGTGGCCGAGACCCTGCAGGACGAGGTCCGCCTGATGCGCGAGGGCCGGGTGGAAAGCCTGCTGGTCCGCATGGCCGTGCGCCGCAGCAAGGATGGCGCGCTGGAGGGTTTCGTGGTGGCCTTCGACGACGTGACCGAACTGGTCAGCGCGCAGCGCATGGCCGCATGGGGCGACGTGGCCCGCCGCGTGGCGCATGAGATCAAGAACCCCCTGACCCCGATCCAGCTGTCGGCCGAACGCCTGCGCCGCAAGTTCGGCCCCCTGGCCCCCGAGGCCGACCGCGCGGCCCTGGACCAATATACCGAGGTCATCATCCGCCAGACCAACGACCTGCGCCGGATCGTCGACGAATTCAGCCGCTTTGCCCGCATGCCCGAACCCGACCGGGCCGAGACCGACATCGCGGCCCTGCTGCGCGAGCTGATCCTGCTGCAGCAGGACGCGCTGCACGGCGCGCTGGTGCTGGACATTCCCGATGCCGCCGTCATCGTCGATTGCGATGCCGGAATGATGCGCCAGGCGCTGACCAACCTGCTGAAGAATGCGGGCGAGGCGGTCGAGGAGCGCCGCGCCGACGCGCCCGAGGGCTGGGCCCCCGCGATCCATGTCGCCCTGCTGACCCAGCCCGAGGCCGTCTGCATCCGCATCCGCGACAACGGCCCCGGCCTGCCCGCCGACCGGTCGCGCCTGTTCGAACCCTATGTGACGCTGAAGAGCCAAGGCACCGGCCTGGGCCTGCCCATCGTCAAGAAGATCGTCGAGGAACATGGCGGCAGCCTGTCCCTGACCGACGCGCCCGATGGGACGGGCGCCCTGGCCGAGATCCGGCTGCCGCGCGAACGCCACCCCGTCCGCGCCCCCAAGACCAAGAGCAGACAAGAAAAAGACGAGGCGACACCATGA
- a CDS encoding sigma-54-dependent transcriptional regulator, whose translation MDGTVLIADDDRTIRTVLTQALTRAGCRVHATGSLAQLSKWVEEGRGDLVITDVMMPDGNGIDRIPAIREARPDLPVIVISAQNTIVTAIRATEAEAFEYLPKPFDLPDLMSKAGQALSRRPRKSDPVPEPLPVPREAADPAMPLIGHAPSMQALFRMVARVLNADLPVIIAGEAGVGKTTIARSFHELSDRRDRGLAVLTSSDAGEEAIARAADRARAGTIVIENPAGFDAAAQARLIGLIEAMESGPDRAQAPRVVATTGPDPQADVAAGRLRSDLYYRLAGVTVSVPPLRARVDDILPLAAHLLARAAAQGLPDRGLSDDASAMLRAHPFPGNVRELENMMRRLALTASGTAISASEMREALAQQSGGRLPGPAQTAAAPHAPENAAVLPLPQGGARLSDSVEAHLQRYFDLHGDALPPPGLYDRILREVERPLLQVALDATGGNQLRCADLLGINRNTLRKKLTELNIEVTRRRKLM comes from the coding sequence ATGGACGGCACCGTTCTGATCGCCGATGACGACCGCACCATCCGCACCGTGCTGACGCAGGCGCTGACCCGCGCGGGGTGCCGGGTGCATGCCACGGGCAGCCTGGCGCAGCTGTCCAAATGGGTCGAGGAGGGGCGCGGCGATCTGGTCATCACCGATGTGATGATGCCCGACGGCAACGGCATCGACCGCATCCCCGCCATCCGCGAGGCGCGGCCCGACCTGCCGGTGATCGTGATCTCGGCCCAGAACACCATCGTCACCGCGATCCGCGCGACCGAGGCCGAGGCCTTCGAATATCTGCCCAAGCCCTTCGATCTGCCGGACCTGATGTCCAAGGCGGGCCAGGCCCTGTCGCGCCGTCCGCGCAAATCCGACCCGGTGCCCGAACCGCTGCCCGTCCCGCGCGAGGCGGCCGATCCCGCCATGCCGCTGATCGGCCACGCCCCCAGCATGCAGGCCCTGTTCCGCATGGTCGCCCGCGTGCTGAACGCCGATCTGCCCGTCATCATCGCGGGCGAGGCGGGGGTCGGCAAGACCACCATCGCGCGCAGCTTTCACGAGCTGTCCGACCGCCGCGACCGGGGGCTGGCGGTCCTGACATCCTCGGATGCGGGCGAGGAGGCGATCGCCCGCGCCGCCGACCGCGCCCGCGCCGGCACCATCGTGATCGAAAACCCCGCGGGCTTCGACGCCGCCGCCCAGGCCCGGCTGATCGGGTTGATCGAGGCGATGGAATCGGGCCCCGACCGCGCCCAGGCCCCGCGGGTCGTGGCCACGACCGGCCCGGACCCGCAGGCCGATGTGGCGGCGGGGCGGCTGCGATCGGATCTCTATTACCGGCTGGCGGGGGTGACGGTCAGCGTCCCGCCCCTGCGCGCCCGGGTGGACGACATCCTGCCTTTGGCCGCGCATCTGCTGGCGCGCGCCGCCGCGCAGGGCCTGCCCGACCGGGGCCTGTCCGACGATGCCAGCGCCATGCTGCGCGCCCATCCCTTTCCCGGCAATGTGCGCGAGCTGGAGAACATGATGCGCCGCCTGGCCCTGACCGCCAGCGGCACGGCCATCAGCGCCTCCGAGATGCGCGAGGCCTTGGCCCAGCAATCGGGCGGCCGCCTGCCCGGGCCCGCCCAGACCGCCGCCGCCCCCCATGCCCCCGAAAACGCCGCCGTCCTGCCCCTGCCGCAGGGGGGCGCGCGCCTGTCGGATTCGGTCGAGGCGCATCTGCAGCGCTATTTCGACCTGCATGGTGACGCGCTGCCGCCGCCGGGCCTTTACGACCGCATCCTGCGCGAGGTCGAACGCCCGCTGCTGCAGGTGGCGCTGGACGCGACCGGCGGAAACCAGCTGCGCTGCGCCGATCTGCTGGGGATCAACCGCAATACGCTGCGCAAGAAGCTGACCGAGCTGAATATCGAGGTGACACGGCGCCGCAAACTGATGTAA
- a CDS encoding two-component system sensor histidine kinase NtrB, with amino-acid sequence MTHPRPPGFREARPGPGWGALPLPALILDRAGRIAAMNDAAEIWLNMSRNSTLGRVLHGDELGARLRIQPDLTALLSRVRASDEALYQAQVHFQIGDRAGGHHARRAAVHAGPDGDGGVTLLIVPQDDDGIHQARHVRSAARSVIGMAEMLAHEIKNPLAGIRGAAQLMAMNATPEDREMADMIVSESRRIVALLDQVERFGDTSAPDLAPVNVHDVLEQVRRSAQVGFAADVQIVTDYDPSLPPALADADQLTQVCLNLVKNAAEALAGKAGGTIRLRSHYDHTLRRPPDEADPTGRPLPLQIEIEDNGPGFPPAIADQVFEPFVSGRENGTGLGLALVSKIITDHGALIRVDSRPGRTVFRISLPKA; translated from the coding sequence ATGACCCATCCGCGCCCGCCTGGGTTCCGCGAGGCCCGGCCCGGTCCGGGCTGGGGGGCGCTGCCGCTGCCCGCGCTGATCCTGGATCGGGCGGGGCGCATCGCCGCGATGAACGACGCGGCCGAGATCTGGCTGAACATGTCGCGCAACTCGACCTTGGGGCGGGTTCTGCACGGGGACGAGCTGGGCGCACGGCTGCGCATCCAGCCCGACCTGACGGCCCTGCTGTCGCGGGTGCGCGCCAGCGACGAGGCGCTCTATCAGGCGCAGGTGCATTTCCAGATCGGCGACCGGGCGGGCGGCCATCACGCGCGCCGCGCCGCCGTCCATGCGGGGCCGGACGGCGATGGCGGCGTCACCCTGCTGATTGTGCCGCAGGACGATGACGGCATTCACCAGGCCCGCCATGTCCGCAGCGCCGCCCGCAGCGTCATCGGCATGGCCGAGATGCTGGCGCATGAGATCAAGAACCCCCTGGCGGGCATCCGCGGCGCCGCCCAGCTGATGGCGATGAACGCCACCCCCGAGGATCGCGAGATGGCCGACATGATCGTCAGCGAATCCCGCCGGATCGTGGCGCTCCTGGATCAGGTGGAGCGGTTCGGCGACACCTCGGCCCCGGATCTGGCGCCGGTCAATGTGCATGACGTGCTGGAACAGGTGCGCCGGTCGGCGCAGGTGGGCTTTGCCGCGGATGTGCAGATCGTCACGGATTACGACCCCTCGCTGCCGCCGGCGCTGGCGGATGCCGACCAGCTGACGCAGGTCTGCCTGAACCTGGTCAAGAACGCCGCCGAGGCGCTGGCCGGCAAGGCAGGCGGCACGATCCGCCTGCGCAGCCATTACGACCACACCCTGCGCCGCCCCCCCGACGAGGCCGACCCCACCGGCCGCCCGCTGCCCCTGCAGATCGAGATCGAGGATAACGGCCCCGGCTTTCCCCCCGCCATCGCCGACCAGGTCTTCGAGCCCTTCGTGTCGGGGCGCGAGAACGGCACCGGCCTGGGGCTGGCGCTGGTCAGCAAGATCATCACCGACCACGGCGCGCTGATCCGGGTGGACAGCCGCCCCGGTCGCACCGTGTTCCGCATTTCCCTGCCCAAGGCATAA
- the dusB gene encoding tRNA dihydrouridine synthase DusB, translating into MRLPDPIILGDTPLGPPVFLAPMAGITDVPFRRAVARFGAGLMVSEMVASTEMVTPRPSTRAAVRAKALTEGALPVSVQIAGREAAPMAETARIVEGMGARIIDINMGCPAKKVTGGLSGAALMRDLDHAMSLVDAVVGAVAVPVTLKMRLGWDDDCLNAADLSARARDAGVAMLTVHGRTRAQFYKGRADWSAIRAVAELAARPPLVANGDVTDADSARAALAASGADAVMVGRGAQGRPWILAQIAHQLWGTPAPQVPQGAALADLVEEHYEDILDFYGADLGLRVARKHLGWYADAADAPLRDQMLRAPSPAETVALIRRAFADGAGVAA; encoded by the coding sequence ATGCGATTGCCCGACCCGATCATTCTTGGCGACACGCCCTTGGGACCGCCGGTGTTTCTTGCACCCATGGCGGGAATCACCGACGTGCCCTTTCGCCGCGCCGTTGCGCGCTTCGGTGCGGGGCTGATGGTCAGCGAGATGGTCGCCTCGACCGAGATGGTGACGCCGCGCCCCTCGACCCGCGCGGCGGTGCGCGCCAAGGCCCTGACCGAAGGCGCGCTGCCCGTCAGCGTCCAGATCGCGGGCCGCGAGGCCGCCCCCATGGCCGAGACCGCCCGCATCGTCGAAGGCATGGGCGCGCGCATCATCGACATCAACATGGGCTGCCCGGCCAAGAAGGTCACGGGCGGGCTGTCCGGCGCGGCGCTGATGCGCGACCTGGATCACGCGATGAGCCTGGTCGATGCGGTGGTGGGCGCGGTCGCGGTGCCGGTGACGCTGAAGATGCGGTTGGGCTGGGACGATGATTGCCTGAACGCGGCCGATCTGTCGGCGCGGGCGCGCGATGCGGGGGTGGCGATGCTGACCGTGCATGGGCGCACGCGGGCGCAGTTCTACAAGGGCCGGGCGGATTGGTCCGCGATCCGGGCCGTGGCCGAGCTGGCCGCCCGCCCGCCGCTGGTCGCCAATGGCGACGTGACCGATGCCGACAGCGCCCGCGCGGCCTTGGCGGCGTCGGGGGCGGATGCGGTGATGGTCGGGCGCGGCGCGCAGGGGCGGCCCTGGATCCTGGCGCAGATCGCGCATCAGCTGTGGGGGACGCCCGCGCCGCAGGTTCCCCAAGGCGCCGCCTTGGCCGATCTGGTCGAGGAGCATTACGAGGACATCCTGGATTTCTATGGCGCCGATCTGGGCCTGCGCGTCGCGCGCAAGCATCTGGGCTGGTATGCGGATGCGGCCGATGCGCCCCTGCGCGACCAGATGCTGCGCGCGCCCAGCCCGGCCGAGACGGTCGCCCTGATCCGCCGGGCCTTTGCCGATGGCGCAGGGGTGGCCGCATGA